A single genomic interval of Shewanella halotolerans harbors:
- a CDS encoding S8 family serine peptidase — protein MKISKLAGMISLITLGIAASSQAADNRYVIQVDNQHKGIVKALAVKSGAIIELDGDGFFAASFNAQELAQVKGLLNNPHVKLVEEDQRRTLQSLYRDDAGDPMLIQLTPYAIYQSQADQVDFVPGAGIKVCVIDSGLDRSNPDFNWGAITGDNDSGTGDWDVNGGPHGTHVAGTIGAADNDIGVVGMAPGVDMHIIKVFTASGWAYSSDLAHATDLCSQAGANIISMSLGGGGASSIESNAFEAFTQAGGLVVAAAGNDGNNARSYPAAYPAVMMVGANDADNNIASFSQFPSCSSGRGKHATQDETTCVEVTAGGVQTLSTYPAKMATIAAMSADDVFFEASAMENIGRASGNTYFMGTAETLDTRAQGSVCVIDRGNISFHDKVANCEASGGIGAIIINNVDGMLYGTLGDANSTQIPAVGAALSDRTALMSATQASVSIASGDYGYMSGTSMATPAVSGVAALVWSNFPECTGSEIRQALKATAEDQGIPGHDEYFGYGIVKAKAAYDYLQSSDCNGQGGTPGTFSLNAEYEYARGKHRVNLTTVAASSPKVDIYRNEQLIATVAANTLYTDSFGRKASGSFSYKACEENTQSCTETQSVSF, from the coding sequence ATGAAAATCAGTAAACTAGCAGGCATGATCTCCCTAATCACACTGGGCATCGCCGCCTCGAGTCAGGCAGCAGACAACCGCTATGTGATTCAAGTCGATAATCAACACAAGGGCATAGTGAAGGCCCTGGCGGTCAAATCTGGCGCGATAATCGAACTCGACGGTGATGGCTTCTTCGCCGCCAGCTTTAACGCCCAGGAGCTTGCCCAGGTCAAAGGCCTGTTAAACAATCCCCATGTGAAGCTGGTCGAGGAAGACCAACGCCGCACGCTGCAGTCACTCTATCGGGATGATGCGGGCGACCCTATGTTGATCCAACTCACCCCCTATGCCATCTATCAGTCTCAGGCAGATCAAGTTGATTTCGTGCCGGGCGCCGGCATTAAGGTGTGCGTGATCGACTCGGGCCTGGATAGAAGCAACCCCGACTTTAACTGGGGAGCCATCACAGGCGATAACGATTCAGGCACAGGCGATTGGGATGTCAACGGCGGACCTCACGGCACCCACGTTGCCGGTACCATAGGCGCGGCAGACAACGACATAGGTGTCGTTGGTATGGCACCTGGGGTCGATATGCATATCATCAAGGTCTTTACCGCTAGCGGCTGGGCCTACTCTTCAGATCTGGCTCATGCCACTGACCTCTGTAGCCAGGCGGGCGCCAACATCATCAGCATGAGCCTGGGTGGTGGCGGTGCGAGCAGCATTGAATCTAACGCCTTCGAAGCCTTTACCCAGGCAGGTGGCCTGGTGGTCGCGGCAGCGGGCAACGATGGTAACAACGCCCGCTCCTACCCGGCCGCCTACCCAGCCGTCATGATGGTTGGTGCCAACGATGCCGATAACAATATCGCCAGTTTCTCGCAATTTCCTAGCTGTAGCAGTGGCCGAGGCAAACATGCAACCCAAGATGAAACGACCTGCGTAGAAGTCACCGCTGGCGGCGTACAGACGCTTTCGACCTATCCCGCCAAAATGGCGACCATAGCCGCTATGTCGGCGGATGATGTTTTCTTCGAGGCCTCGGCCATGGAAAATATCGGCAGAGCCAGTGGCAACACCTATTTCATGGGCACGGCCGAAACCCTAGATACGCGAGCCCAGGGCAGTGTCTGCGTTATCGATCGCGGCAACATCTCCTTCCATGACAAGGTCGCCAACTGTGAGGCCTCCGGCGGTATCGGCGCCATCATCATCAATAACGTCGACGGCATGCTATATGGCACGCTGGGTGACGCCAACAGCACCCAGATTCCCGCCGTGGGTGCGGCGCTCAGTGATCGCACAGCCCTGATGTCAGCGACTCAAGCCTCGGTGTCTATCGCGAGTGGTGATTACGGTTATATGAGCGGTACTTCGATGGCGACCCCTGCCGTGTCGGGCGTCGCGGCACTGGTGTGGTCAAACTTCCCAGAGTGTACTGGTAGCGAGATCCGTCAAGCACTTAAGGCGACCGCCGAAGATCAGGGCATACCTGGACACGATGAGTATTTTGGCTATGGCATAGTCAAGGCCAAGGCGGCTTATGATTATCTGCAAAGCAGTGACTGTAATGGTCAAGGGGGCACACCGGGAACCTTTAGCCTAAACGCCGAGTATGAATACGCGCGAGGCAAACACAGGGTAAACCTGACGACAGTCGCGGCATCTAGCCCTAAGGTAGACATCTACCGTAACGAGCAACTCATCGCCACGGTAGCGGCAAACACCCTCTATACCGATAGCTTTGGTCGCAAGGCAAGTGGCAGCTTCAGTTACAAGGCCTGTGAAGAAAATACCCAGAGCTGCACCGAGACCCAAAGCGTCAGCTTCTAG
- a CDS encoding response regulator transcription factor, translating into MKDNNWILIVDDDADLANLVADFLEMNGYKTEIEHNGAKAVERIIAEQPMLVILDVMLPDMDGLSICRAVRHGHPGIEGSYNGPILMLTALNNDIDEVAGLETGADDYLAKPVRSRVLLARVRALLRRKPEPPVTEKLSKLHSNNDSLIEFDGLSIDKKYQRIQQHGQDIELTTAEFELLWLLASRPGEICDRDSISDYFSDLGYESSHRTIDLRVSRIRRKLGDDPSHATRIKTIHGKGYLFVGD; encoded by the coding sequence GTGAAGGATAATAACTGGATACTGATTGTCGATGACGATGCCGATCTGGCAAACCTGGTCGCCGATTTTCTCGAGATGAACGGCTATAAAACCGAGATAGAACACAACGGTGCCAAGGCCGTCGAGCGCATCATTGCCGAGCAACCTATGTTGGTTATCTTAGATGTGATGCTGCCCGACATGGACGGCTTGTCCATCTGCCGCGCGGTGCGTCATGGCCATCCAGGAATCGAGGGTAGCTACAACGGCCCTATCCTGATGTTGACCGCCCTTAACAACGATATCGACGAAGTTGCTGGCCTGGAGACAGGCGCCGACGACTACCTGGCCAAACCCGTGCGCTCCCGGGTGTTGCTGGCCAGAGTCCGGGCCCTACTGAGACGTAAGCCTGAGCCACCTGTCACCGAGAAGCTCAGTAAGCTTCACAGCAACAACGATAGTCTCATCGAATTTGACGGCCTCAGCATAGATAAGAAATATCAACGCATCCAACAACATGGACAGGATATCGAACTCACCACCGCTGAATTTGAGCTGCTGTGGTTGCTGGCCAGTCGGCCCGGCGAGATCTGCGACAGAGACTCTATCTCAGATTACTTCAGCGACCTGGGGTACGAGAGTTCCCACAGAACCATAGATCTCAGGGTGTCACGCATTCGCCGCAAGCTTGGCGACGATCCCAGCCACGCCACCCGCATCAAGACGATCCACGGCAAGGGTTATCTGTTTGTCGGAGACTGA
- a CDS encoding phosphoribosylaminoimidazolesuccinocarboxamide synthase — translation MNQSNKVLAVNDDLPIRTDKPVHSGKVRSVYWLTAEDSARLIEQKGYDVPADTPLAIMVISDRISAFDCIWQGENGLNGVPGKGAALNAISNHWFKLFKEKGLADSHILDVPHPFVWIVQKAQPVMVEAIARQYITGSMWRAYSKGERDFCGITLPEGLEKDQKLEEVLITPSTKGVLTGLEGVPEADDVNVSRADLERHLEGFNFHSKGDIDLYEKLLKEGFAVISEALAEQDQIFVDTKFEFGYVKDASGQEKLIYMDEVGTPDSSRIWDGEARRNGKIVEKSKEGFRQWLLNHFPDPDILLNKERMPERFALARDNKLPTEVMMDISNTYVGIAETIIGEKLHLSENPRQEIIDILRDEYQLIQA, via the coding sequence ATGAATCAATCTAATAAAGTTCTAGCCGTTAACGATGATCTCCCCATCCGCACCGACAAGCCGGTACATTCAGGTAAAGTCCGCAGTGTTTATTGGTTAACCGCCGAAGACAGTGCGCGCCTGATCGAGCAGAAAGGTTATGACGTTCCCGCCGACACGCCGCTGGCGATCATGGTGATCAGTGACCGTATCTCTGCCTTCGACTGCATCTGGCAAGGCGAAAACGGCCTCAACGGCGTCCCTGGCAAAGGGGCGGCGCTTAATGCCATCTCTAACCATTGGTTCAAGCTATTTAAAGAGAAAGGCTTAGCAGACAGCCATATTCTGGATGTGCCACATCCATTCGTGTGGATTGTGCAGAAGGCACAACCTGTGATGGTCGAAGCGATCGCCAGACAGTACATCACAGGTTCTATGTGGCGTGCCTACAGCAAGGGCGAGCGCGACTTCTGTGGTATTACACTACCCGAGGGACTGGAGAAAGATCAGAAACTGGAAGAGGTGCTGATCACCCCATCGACCAAAGGTGTACTGACGGGTCTTGAGGGCGTTCCCGAAGCCGATGATGTTAACGTTTCACGTGCAGATCTGGAGCGTCACCTGGAAGGCTTCAACTTCCACAGCAAGGGCGATATCGACCTTTACGAGAAGCTGCTTAAAGAGGGCTTTGCGGTGATCAGCGAGGCCCTGGCCGAGCAGGATCAGATCTTCGTCGACACCAAGTTTGAATTTGGTTACGTAAAAGATGCCAGCGGTCAGGAAAAACTGATCTACATGGATGAAGTCGGCACACCTGACTCATCACGTATCTGGGACGGTGAAGCCCGTCGCAACGGCAAAATAGTCGAGAAGTCGAAAGAAGGCTTCAGACAATGGTTGCTAAACCACTTCCCAGATCCCGATATTCTGCTCAACAAGGAGCGCATGCCTGAGCGTTTCGCCCTGGCGCGCGACAACAAGCTGCCAACCGAAGTGATGATGGATATCTCTAACACCTACGTAGGCATCGCCGAGACCATCATAGGTGAGAAGCTACACCTGAGCGAGAATCCTCGTCAGGAGATCATCGATATCCTGCGCGATGAGTATCAGCTAATCCAAGCCTAA
- a CDS encoding tetratricopeptide repeat protein: MRKKPIALLLLAILISLSLVGITARMDPPEARAGITEREAQLTTLPENQQGELLTALVKHYRDNDPLKSLTYGEQALTLFSKVPDDIRKVTVLNNMAWIYVSLSQYENAQLRTDQAKQLAKASNDLHGLFTAQTMQGIIYWRKADYQTALKTFEQAQEIAKQEKDLRGIANTTNYMAIIYQTLGQPEKALDYFIRAFNIQKEVGDEKSIAVSLNNIANMYGTSGNYSLALDYQLQSRKIREELNDLPGLAQILGNIGLTYFYLKDSEQALSYLQRSLGYYESLKDQQGIAEIHGNLGMVHLHEHQLESALLQYQEALALAKAIPDTALEARINIDLANAYIELDDPEQAFKQITTGLDQANKLGIVSLSAYGLLTLAKVEKLRGNSERALSLSAAALNSSQQLQDKRVVRDVHEFRYLLYKHLGQAEQALAGLEAFKQVNDEMFNSESDQRLAFLLSHFEAEQQEQQIKLLQADQALQKTQLAQHTYQRNVWLGGLSVLFIILLLLVNRHHQRKINASLNQNIQSQRELIQAVAHEFRSPLARVQLAFDMLEEQFEQNKPTRLIDTINKGLSELEKLIKEALDFIQIESKSKPLHLSQVNLNKLLSELMDANSVLYPDKTFKLEVNPSETCLVKADSTQIARAFSNILRNAARFARSQVLVSLKQEKSRILVIIEDDGPGIPTEQRERVFEPFVRLDQSRCRDSGGIGLGLALAKKICEAHGGALTISSSQLGGAKLSLSCPLANKESDNKNSST; this comes from the coding sequence ATGCGAAAAAAGCCCATTGCCTTACTACTGCTCGCGATACTGATCAGCCTCAGCCTGGTCGGTATCACCGCACGTATGGATCCTCCCGAGGCAAGGGCCGGCATCACAGAGCGAGAGGCGCAGCTGACGACCCTGCCTGAAAACCAGCAGGGTGAACTGCTCACCGCGCTGGTCAAGCATTATCGCGACAACGATCCCCTCAAGAGCCTGACCTATGGTGAACAGGCCCTGACCCTCTTCTCCAAGGTACCCGACGATATCCGTAAGGTAACAGTGCTGAACAACATGGCCTGGATATATGTCTCGCTGAGCCAGTATGAAAATGCTCAGCTGCGCACCGACCAGGCCAAACAACTGGCCAAGGCAAGCAATGACCTGCATGGACTCTTTACCGCGCAGACTATGCAGGGGATCATCTATTGGCGCAAGGCGGACTATCAGACCGCCCTCAAGACCTTCGAACAGGCGCAGGAGATAGCTAAGCAGGAGAAAGATCTCAGAGGTATCGCCAACACGACCAACTATATGGCTATCATCTACCAGACCCTGGGCCAACCAGAGAAGGCGCTCGACTATTTCATCCGCGCCTTCAACATTCAAAAAGAGGTGGGTGATGAGAAGAGCATAGCCGTCTCCCTCAATAACATCGCCAACATGTATGGCACCAGCGGCAACTATAGCCTGGCGCTGGACTATCAACTGCAATCGAGGAAGATTCGCGAGGAGCTAAACGATCTGCCTGGCCTGGCGCAGATCCTGGGGAATATCGGCCTCACCTATTTCTATCTTAAGGACAGCGAACAGGCACTCTCTTATCTGCAACGCTCTCTGGGCTATTACGAATCCCTCAAGGATCAACAGGGCATCGCCGAGATCCACGGCAACCTCGGCATGGTTCATCTGCACGAGCATCAATTGGAATCGGCACTGTTGCAGTATCAAGAGGCCTTGGCGCTGGCCAAGGCGATCCCAGATACGGCGCTCGAGGCCAGGATCAACATAGATCTCGCCAATGCCTATATCGAACTCGATGACCCTGAACAAGCCTTCAAGCAGATCACCACGGGCTTAGATCAGGCCAATAAGCTCGGCATCGTCTCTCTCAGCGCCTATGGCCTGCTGACCCTCGCCAAGGTGGAAAAGTTACGCGGCAACAGTGAGCGTGCCCTCTCCTTAAGTGCGGCGGCGTTAAACAGCTCCCAGCAGCTACAAGATAAGCGTGTCGTGCGCGATGTACATGAGTTTCGTTACCTGCTCTACAAACATCTCGGGCAAGCCGAACAGGCGCTGGCGGGTCTGGAAGCCTTTAAGCAGGTGAACGATGAGATGTTTAACTCTGAGAGCGACCAGAGATTGGCCTTTCTCCTCAGCCACTTCGAGGCCGAGCAGCAGGAACAGCAGATAAAGCTGCTGCAGGCCGATCAGGCGCTGCAGAAGACCCAGCTGGCGCAACATACTTATCAGCGCAACGTATGGCTAGGCGGCCTGAGCGTCTTGTTTATCATCCTGCTCCTGCTGGTTAATCGTCATCACCAGCGCAAGATCAACGCATCGCTCAATCAGAACATTCAATCTCAACGTGAGTTAATTCAAGCGGTTGCCCACGAGTTTAGATCCCCGCTCGCCCGGGTTCAGTTGGCCTTCGACATGCTGGAAGAGCAGTTTGAGCAGAACAAACCCACTCGTCTCATCGACACCATCAACAAAGGCCTGAGTGAACTGGAGAAGCTGATCAAAGAGGCGCTGGATTTCATCCAGATAGAGAGTAAATCCAAGCCGTTACACCTCTCGCAGGTCAATCTCAATAAGCTGCTGAGTGAGTTGATGGACGCCAATAGTGTCCTCTACCCCGACAAGACCTTTAAGCTGGAGGTTAACCCAAGTGAAACTTGCCTGGTTAAGGCCGATAGCACTCAGATTGCGCGGGCATTTTCCAATATACTGCGCAACGCGGCCCGATTCGCCCGCTCTCAGGTACTCGTTAGCCTCAAGCAAGAAAAGTCCCGTATCCTGGTCATCATCGAAGATGATGGCCCAGGGATCCCCACAGAGCAGCGAGAAAGGGTGTTTGAACCCTTCGTCAGGCTAGATCAGAGCCGTTGTCGGGATTCGGGCGGCATAGGCCTGGGTCTCGCCCTCGCCAAGAAAATATGTGAAGCCCATGGTGGCGCCCTCACCATCTCCTCGTCCCAGCTGGGCGGCGCCAAGTTGTCGCTCTCCTGCCCTTTAGCTAACAAAGAGTCTGATAACAAAAATTCTTCTACCTAG
- a CDS encoding proprotein convertase P-domain-containing protein: MKSNNPAAGFTQIQGWQTLEAKEVKKNRLSLLAIILLSMLSPFTHGSSEFRAHQSRYDDPLLNMVAEDRATLEKLNALRKATNTSVEMPPKLMGEKSLSIHSNTENKDQRANEQRLASATPERLNVSMSTTKRAKPTASTPGFMLSVQEKHLSKAAGETAIYHFSTLEDRTLVDNSLVDTSHTGTSIASEKLGGQICLSLASSLPGARLSKERIHPGDTFSLLVPSNSDARWGDYMFTVTASADSGNWVKQQSVNLSLLPGNMREIKQANLTWHPIIDNAPEGIESRIAVDDELAAFGVRILVNVSHTWHRDLKMTLTSPMGTSYQLESESYAAKESKTVKASDSSKESLAARESLAVRESLAVRESLAVRESYAVRESHATKDNQYREYRTETFNNEVVRGDWTLKVSDLAAGDVGTLRGWQLLISGYSVTQPLEISASP; encoded by the coding sequence ATGAAAAGCAATAACCCCGCCGCCGGATTCACCCAGATCCAGGGTTGGCAGACTCTTGAGGCAAAAGAGGTGAAAAAGAACCGACTCTCCCTACTCGCAATTATCCTGCTCTCTATGCTATCGCCCTTCACCCATGGCTCGAGCGAATTTCGCGCCCACCAGAGCCGCTATGACGACCCACTGCTGAACATGGTTGCCGAGGACAGAGCAACGCTCGAAAAGTTAAACGCGCTGCGCAAGGCGACTAACACCTCAGTTGAGATGCCCCCCAAGCTGATGGGCGAAAAATCTCTGAGCATTCACTCGAACACTGAAAACAAGGACCAGAGAGCGAACGAGCAAAGGCTCGCTTCTGCCACGCCAGAGCGCTTAAACGTGTCGATGTCGACCACAAAGCGGGCCAAGCCCACGGCGTCAACGCCGGGTTTCATGCTATCTGTACAAGAAAAGCACTTAAGCAAAGCAGCCGGTGAGACCGCCATTTATCACTTCTCGACACTTGAAGACAGGACTCTTGTAGACAATAGCCTTGTAGACACAAGCCATACAGGTACAAGCATAGCAAGCGAGAAATTAGGAGGACAGATATGCCTGAGCCTGGCCTCCTCCCTTCCCGGCGCCAGGCTCTCTAAGGAAAGGATTCATCCTGGCGACACATTCAGCCTCTTGGTGCCATCAAACAGTGATGCCCGATGGGGCGACTATATGTTCACCGTGACCGCCTCGGCTGACAGCGGCAATTGGGTCAAGCAGCAGAGTGTCAATCTCAGCCTGCTTCCCGGCAACATGCGCGAGATCAAGCAGGCCAATCTTACCTGGCACCCCATCATAGACAATGCCCCAGAGGGGATAGAGAGTCGCATCGCCGTCGATGATGAGCTTGCCGCCTTTGGCGTGCGCATCTTAGTGAATGTCTCCCATACCTGGCACAGGGATCTTAAGATGACCCTCACCTCCCCCATGGGCACAAGCTATCAACTAGAAAGCGAAAGCTATGCTGCAAAAGAAAGTAAAACAGTAAAAGCGAGCGATTCGTCAAAAGAAAGCCTTGCCGCAAGAGAAAGCCTTGCCGTAAGAGAAAGCCTTGCCGTAAGAGAAAGCCTTGCCGTAAGAGAAAGCTATGCAGTCAGAGAGAGTCATGCAACAAAAGACAATCAGTATCGGGAATATCGTACCGAGACCTTCAATAACGAAGTGGTAAGAGGCGACTGGACCCTCAAGGTGAGTGACCTGGCCGCAGGCGATGTAGGGACCCTAAGAGGCTGGCAACTCCTCATCTCGGGTTACTCGGTAACTCAGCCACTAGAGATAAGTGCTAGTCCATAG
- a CDS encoding S8 family serine peptidase yields MTTPKKSSSKLLTTLVGASLLTGLSPVALAVTKAPLKAMPQYDNQSVLVKFKQKVTKKDRKALTRNLGVSFKDKNNDGVDDRLRNIANGRLAVLELGQGRKVDAILASLQNHPLVEYAEPNYIVHTTAVPNDTSYASLYGMQKIQAETAWDYVIGDSSVLVGVIDTGFDFNHPDLADNIWTNPNEIAGNGIDDDGNGYIDDIHGISAILDNGNPSDTGSHGTHVSGTIGAKGNNALGVAGVNWQTNMVGCSFLGTGGGTLADGVQCIDYMIGLKNAGNNIRVLNNSWGGGGFTQTLKDAISAANNADILFVAAAGNDSADIDNGGFYPAGYDVPNVVAVASTDSADNLSGFSNYGDQLVHLAAPGSFILSTTPNNSYDTFSGTSMATPHVAGAAALILAGNPNLTTSQLKSVLMNTGDALASLQGKTISGKRLNVANALIDSGGAGPSFFMEATPTKSTINQGNSQTYAIDLVAAGGFSGTATMSLSSVPELNADVVFAQNPVAGDTTNTMTINTTEQTAPGTYNMTVNATDGAVSKNINLELKVWPQGTVSTMLTSNEIVPISDNDPSNPATSSINVPYDMTLTQVEVFVDITHTWASDMVVSVISPAGEEVILHDRAGGNGTGLVGNFIPTEYELDNALGEWTLKVVDEVAGDTGAINSWSLKLTGAPSAGTDFAPNVQIVTPANQGAYLTGETVSFSASANDTEDGDLTAGIVWTSSIDGVIGNGETFTKSNLSVGDHVITATSTDSAGQASTETVELSVADANTTVSGANNTAIAMPEMGGKVFTEIDLPTGVAIDAIEVNVDISFESVQYLNVWLQSPTGTMVKLVTWRQFWNKDLVKTFNPVEFAGESSMGTWRLFVEDTSSYTMNGVLNNWSISVSNGDAVLPPPAENTAPVMTINAPMGGSSFNLGDSITFDGSAIDAEDGDLSAGIKWYSNFNGLIGTGALFSIDTLGAGDHIVTAVATDSQDAFDQAQVSFTVVDAPANEAPVADFSFAANFLDVQFSDLSGDSDGAVSSWSWDFGDGAGSTLANPGHSYGAAGSYTVTLTVSDDDGAEHSVTKEITVTEPSLALQGSATTDGNRVTANLSWTSSSKVSVDVYRDGALVSTGVRKSSYTDRFNSTATSFTYQVCETGTSNCSYEVTIMATPKTKGKNK; encoded by the coding sequence ATGACTACACCCAAGAAATCATCTTCCAAGCTGCTCACAACACTAGTAGGTGCCTCACTCTTAACCGGTTTGAGCCCTGTAGCACTGGCCGTAACCAAGGCACCTCTGAAGGCAATGCCGCAGTACGATAACCAAAGCGTACTAGTCAAGTTCAAACAGAAAGTCACTAAGAAAGATCGTAAGGCGCTGACCCGTAACCTGGGCGTCTCTTTCAAAGATAAGAATAACGACGGCGTGGATGACCGCCTGCGCAACATCGCCAACGGTCGTCTGGCGGTACTAGAACTTGGCCAAGGCCGTAAAGTTGATGCGATACTGGCAAGCCTGCAAAACCACCCACTGGTAGAGTACGCAGAACCTAACTACATAGTACACACGACAGCGGTGCCTAACGATACTTCATATGCAAGCCTTTACGGCATGCAGAAGATCCAAGCGGAAACTGCCTGGGACTATGTGATCGGTGACTCTTCTGTTCTTGTTGGTGTTATCGACACCGGCTTCGACTTCAACCACCCAGATCTTGCTGACAACATCTGGACCAACCCCAATGAGATCGCGGGCAACGGTATCGATGACGACGGTAACGGTTATATCGATGATATCCACGGCATCTCAGCCATCTTGGATAATGGTAACCCGTCTGACACAGGTTCTCACGGTACTCACGTATCTGGCACTATCGGTGCCAAAGGGAACAACGCCCTGGGCGTTGCCGGTGTAAACTGGCAAACCAATATGGTCGGCTGTAGCTTCCTCGGTACTGGCGGCGGTACCCTTGCCGATGGTGTTCAGTGTATCGACTATATGATCGGTCTTAAAAATGCCGGCAACAACATCCGCGTGCTGAACAACAGCTGGGGTGGTGGCGGCTTCACTCAAACCCTTAAGGATGCCATCTCGGCGGCCAACAATGCCGACATTCTCTTCGTCGCGGCTGCGGGTAACGACTCGGCCGACATCGACAACGGTGGTTTCTACCCTGCCGGTTACGATGTGCCTAACGTAGTAGCGGTAGCCTCTACCGATAGCGCCGACAATCTGTCTGGCTTCTCTAACTACGGCGACCAACTGGTTCACCTGGCTGCACCGGGTTCATTTATCCTGTCAACGACGCCTAACAACAGCTACGACACTTTCAGCGGTACCTCTATGGCGACACCGCACGTAGCCGGCGCCGCCGCGCTGATCCTTGCGGGTAATCCCAACCTGACTACGTCACAGTTAAAAAGCGTACTCATGAATACAGGTGATGCGCTTGCGTCTCTGCAAGGTAAGACCATCTCAGGTAAACGTCTGAACGTCGCCAACGCCCTGATCGATTCAGGCGGCGCGGGTCCTTCTTTCTTCATGGAAGCAACCCCAACTAAGTCGACCATCAACCAAGGCAATAGCCAGACTTATGCTATCGATCTGGTCGCAGCCGGCGGTTTCAGCGGCACCGCGACCATGAGCCTAAGCAGCGTGCCTGAGCTCAATGCAGACGTGGTATTTGCACAAAACCCGGTTGCGGGCGACACCACTAACACAATGACTATCAATACGACCGAGCAAACTGCGCCTGGTACGTACAACATGACAGTTAACGCCACCGACGGAGCCGTTTCTAAGAACATCAACCTGGAGCTGAAAGTATGGCCTCAGGGTACTGTTTCTACTATGCTGACCAGCAATGAAATCGTGCCTATCAGCGATAACGATCCTTCAAACCCTGCAACAAGCAGCATCAATGTTCCTTACGACATGACGCTGACTCAGGTCGAAGTGTTTGTTGACATCACTCACACTTGGGCATCTGACATGGTAGTGTCTGTCATTTCACCAGCCGGCGAAGAAGTCATTCTGCACGACCGTGCGGGCGGCAATGGCACTGGTCTTGTTGGCAACTTTATTCCTACCGAATACGAGCTGGACAACGCATTGGGTGAGTGGACACTGAAAGTTGTTGACGAAGTGGCAGGGGACACGGGTGCTATCAACAGCTGGTCACTAAAACTGACTGGCGCCCCTTCTGCCGGCACAGACTTCGCACCAAACGTACAGATAGTGACACCAGCTAATCAGGGCGCGTACCTGACTGGTGAAACCGTCAGCTTCAGCGCAAGTGCTAACGACACCGAAGACGGCGACCTGACTGCTGGTATCGTTTGGACCTCAAGCATCGACGGCGTGATCGGTAACGGCGAAACCTTCACTAAGTCTAACCTGTCTGTAGGTGACCACGTCATCACAGCGACCTCTACTGATTCGGCAGGCCAGGCAAGCACAGAAACGGTTGAGCTGTCGGTTGCTGACGCTAACACTACGGTAAGCGGTGCAAACAACACGGCTATTGCTATGCCTGAGATGGGCGGTAAGGTATTCACTGAAATCGACCTGCCTACCGGCGTTGCTATCGATGCAATCGAAGTCAATGTCGATATCTCGTTCGAATCGGTTCAATACCTGAACGTATGGCTACAGTCTCCAACGGGCACCATGGTCAAACTGGTCACCTGGCGTCAATTCTGGAACAAAGATCTGGTTAAGACCTTTAACCCGGTGGAGTTCGCAGGCGAGTCGAGCATGGGTACATGGCGTCTGTTTGTTGAAGATACGTCAAGCTACACAATGAACGGCGTACTGAACAACTGGAGCATCTCGGTATCAAACGGCGACGCAGTACTTCCGCCTCCGGCTGAAAACACCGCACCTGTGATGACTATCAATGCTCCTATGGGTGGTTCTAGCTTCAACCTGGGCGACAGCATCACCTTCGACGGCAGCGCAATTGACGCCGAAGACGGTGACCTGAGTGCAGGCATCAAGTGGTACTCAAACTTCAACGGCCTAATCGGTACTGGTGCCCTATTTAGCATCGACACACTAGGCGCTGGTGACCACATAGTGACAGCTGTGGCGACTGACTCGCAAGACGCCTTCGACCAGGCACAGGTAAGCTTCACCGTTGTCGATGCACCTGCTAACGAAGCCCCTGTGGCCGACTTCAGCTTCGCAGCTAACTTCTTAGACGTGCAGTTTAGCGACCTTTCTGGCGACAGCGACGGTGCGGTAAGCAGCTGGTCTTGGGACTTCGGTGATGGCGCTGGCTCAACGCTAGCAAACCCAGGCCACAGCTATGGCGCCGCAGGCAGCTACACTGTCACCCTGACCGTAAGCGATGACGACGGCGCCGAGCACTCAGTCACAAAAGAGATCACTGTGACAGAGCCAAGCCTGGCACTACAAGGAAGCGCGACCACCGACGGTAACCGTGTAACAGCTAACCTGTCTTGGACGTCATCAAGCAAGGTATCGGTTGATGTATACCGCGACGGTGCCCTAGTCAGCACTGGAGTGAGAAAGTCTAGTTACACAGACCGCTTCAACTCAACCGCGACTAGCTTCACTTACCAAGTATGTGAAACTGGCACAAGCAACTGCTCTTACGAAGTCACCATAATGGCGACCCCTAAGACCAAAGGTAAAAACAAGTAA